Proteins encoded by one window of Superficieibacter sp. HKU1:
- a CDS encoding mandelate racemase/muconate lactonizing enzyme family protein codes for MKITAVKTHLLSAKLKEPFSYSRARYDTRTAMLVEIETDEGMCGWGECYGPARITKAVVDELGSMIIGSDPLNSEFIWQDLYARLRDHGQKGLLIEGLSGIDIALWDIRGKYFDVPAYTLLGGQLRSEVQAYATGLYRRDGGNAADYLAEEAASYVEQGFRAMKLKVGFGVEEDYRITRLIRETIGDDVALMVDANHAYDAVAAIALARKIEPLDIAWFEEPVPPEDLEGYRRVKAATSIPIAGGECEFTRYGFKNVISAQAMDILQPDICAAGGLSECKKIADMAQAFGIRTNPHVWGSGVGIAASLQWMALVPTHTPVSLTPAQPLLEFDQTEHPIRQAILQSPITHHRGVVQIPTAPGLGIDINRDALAFFKP; via the coding sequence ATGAAAATTACCGCGGTAAAGACGCATCTGCTGTCAGCAAAATTAAAGGAACCTTTTTCTTACTCACGCGCCCGCTACGACACGCGTACCGCCATGCTGGTCGAAATAGAAACCGACGAGGGAATGTGCGGCTGGGGAGAATGCTACGGCCCGGCGCGGATCACCAAAGCGGTGGTCGATGAACTCGGCAGCATGATTATCGGCAGCGATCCGCTGAACAGCGAGTTTATCTGGCAGGATCTCTATGCCCGCCTGCGCGATCACGGGCAAAAAGGATTGCTTATCGAAGGACTCAGCGGCATTGATATTGCTCTGTGGGATATTCGCGGCAAATATTTCGACGTTCCGGCGTATACCTTATTGGGCGGCCAGCTGCGAAGCGAGGTTCAGGCGTATGCAACCGGCCTTTACCGTCGCGACGGCGGTAACGCGGCGGACTACCTCGCCGAAGAGGCGGCCAGCTATGTGGAACAGGGGTTCCGCGCGATGAAGCTGAAGGTTGGCTTTGGCGTGGAGGAAGATTATCGCATTACCCGCCTGATCCGCGAGACTATCGGTGATGATGTGGCGCTGATGGTCGATGCTAATCACGCCTACGATGCGGTTGCCGCCATCGCCCTGGCGCGCAAAATCGAGCCGCTGGATATTGCGTGGTTTGAGGAGCCGGTGCCGCCGGAAGATCTGGAGGGCTATCGCAGGGTCAAAGCGGCAACCTCGATTCCCATCGCCGGAGGGGAGTGCGAGTTCACCCGCTATGGGTTTAAGAACGTCATCAGCGCGCAGGCGATGGATATTCTCCAGCCTGATATCTGCGCCGCGGGCGGACTCAGCGAATGTAAAAAGATCGCTGACATGGCGCAGGCGTTTGGCATTCGCACTAACCCGCACGTCTGGGGCAGCGGCGTCGGGATTGCCGCATCGTTACAGTGGATGGCGCTGGTGCCGACCCATACGCCGGTCTCCCTCACGCCGGCACAGCCACTGCTCGAATTCGACCAGACCGAGCACCCGATTCGTCAGGCCATTTTACAAAGCCCGATTACCCATCATCGCGGCGTAGTGCAGATTCCAACTGCGCCAGGGTTAGGTATCGACATTAACCGCGACGCGCTGGCGTTCTTTAAACCGTAA
- a CDS encoding site-specific integrase: MALFRRKNIWYCDYLAPDGKRLRKSLKTPDRKLAEELHDKLKYESWRVTNLGEIPKIRFERACIRWLEEKAGKKTLADDRIRIDFWCEHFSGRTLDEITEDKISTAIGKMVNRRYELNVRNRAKTVKSSNSLPPAYKARQVAPATKNTHLAFLKALLRKACYEWRWLVRVPYIRLYPVRNNRVRWLLPHEAKRLIEVCNEPLKSVVEFALATGLRRSNIINMEWRQVDLARSFAWINAENSKTGKAIGVALNKTACRILERQKGKHPCWIFVHTKPKPKPNGEMTPSVRKMRVDDNNAWRLALTRAGIEDFRFHDLRHTWASWLVQAGVPLFVLQEMGGWESIEMVKRYAHLSPTHLAEYACRLDGILVNDHQQGDIP, from the coding sequence ATGGCGCTCTTCCGTAGAAAAAATATCTGGTACTGCGATTACCTGGCTCCTGATGGGAAGAGGTTAAGGAAATCACTTAAAACGCCAGACAGGAAGTTAGCGGAGGAGCTGCACGATAAACTGAAATACGAGTCCTGGCGAGTTACAAACTTGGGGGAGATTCCTAAAATCCGCTTCGAGAGGGCCTGTATACGTTGGCTAGAAGAAAAAGCTGGTAAGAAAACATTGGCTGACGACCGGATTCGAATTGATTTTTGGTGTGAACATTTCTCAGGTAGAACTTTAGATGAAATTACTGAAGATAAAATCTCTACAGCTATAGGGAAGATGGTTAATCGACGGTATGAGCTAAACGTCAGAAATAGAGCCAAGACCGTGAAAAGCTCAAACTCACTTCCGCCTGCATACAAAGCCCGCCAGGTAGCACCTGCAACCAAAAACACCCATTTAGCCTTCCTAAAAGCTTTGCTGAGGAAGGCATGTTATGAATGGCGATGGCTGGTCAGGGTGCCATACATCCGCCTATATCCCGTTAGAAATAACCGCGTTCGATGGTTATTGCCACATGAAGCAAAGAGACTAATCGAAGTCTGTAATGAGCCGTTAAAATCAGTTGTAGAATTTGCGTTGGCAACTGGGCTCAGGCGTTCGAACATTATAAATATGGAATGGAGGCAAGTTGATCTGGCGCGAAGTTTTGCATGGATTAATGCGGAAAACTCTAAAACAGGCAAGGCGATAGGAGTAGCCCTGAATAAGACAGCCTGCCGAATCCTTGAACGGCAAAAGGGTAAACACCCATGCTGGATTTTTGTACATACCAAACCAAAGCCAAAACCAAATGGCGAAATGACTCCATCGGTGAGGAAGATGCGTGTCGATGATAACAATGCCTGGCGCCTGGCACTCACTCGGGCAGGCATAGAAGATTTCCGGTTCCATGATCTTCGGCACACTTGGGCAAGTTGGCTGGTGCAGGCTGGAGTCCCATTATTTGTACTGCAGGAGATGGGCGGCTGGGAAAGCATTGAGATGGTCAAAAGATATGCGCATCTTTCACCGACACACTTGGCAGAATATGCCTGTAGGTTGGATGGGATTTTAGTAAATGACCACCAGCAGGGAGATATACCATGA
- a CDS encoding alkaline phosphatase family protein produces the protein MKKVILFGVDGLSMPLLQRYAGEGALPHIAQMLKQGAATELLPFISAWGDINFVTFLSGQAVGTSWIGQGMPQDNALTGNLLEQMSRRDLRAALVHFPESINADKAHFSYAPYWGRSEAWPAEIFKPMGYTTHYAARTGDKQVKQQKLGWPPNSALAYHDKGAWQPLNKTAEGYQFTMSGNQGESVTATLTAQESKPLLQLAGRTLPLEPQTWSEWITLDAAGTACQVRFYIGAFDPANDDVEILQSQVTHPRRLSAHPQADNLVNVSAPFYSKWVVKASPQEAYLSATLQEAEEQSLWLVNSALELTQRQNYSLWATVHRLVDESHHNCLGQCDPASPFYDPAQAESYDDVMRQCYQVLDRSIGKLMQEMDNDTVLMLASDHGAVPNSYMCDIYRYLEKQQLVTLNEDGLPDMAQSQVYLKDERGGLEIFVNLAGREASGIVSEQDYDAVCARTLLALGNWQVDDNGVTRNAVSLALLKDDAVGIGFWGECAGDIVFAYNSGFVWGVSRGKEDICPVEVPGANHGPQKPTAETTLSSNYGALLMYGAGVRQGYYRDRKTLGPHTMTAPAATIAHLLGLPLDTLDGRVMHDMILSPNSGV, from the coding sequence ATGAAAAAAGTTATTCTTTTCGGTGTGGACGGGTTATCAATGCCCCTTCTGCAACGTTATGCCGGGGAAGGTGCACTGCCACATATTGCGCAGATGCTGAAGCAGGGTGCGGCCACGGAATTGCTGCCGTTTATCTCCGCCTGGGGCGATATCAACTTCGTGACCTTTCTGAGCGGGCAGGCGGTGGGCACCTCATGGATCGGGCAGGGGATGCCGCAGGACAACGCGCTTACCGGAAATTTGCTGGAGCAGATGAGCAGGCGGGATCTCCGCGCGGCGCTGGTGCATTTTCCGGAAAGCATCAACGCCGATAAAGCCCATTTCAGCTATGCGCCCTACTGGGGCCGCAGTGAAGCCTGGCCGGCGGAAATCTTCAAACCTATGGGCTACACCACCCATTACGCGGCGCGGACCGGTGATAAGCAGGTAAAACAGCAAAAACTCGGTTGGCCGCCCAACTCCGCGCTGGCCTATCACGACAAAGGCGCATGGCAACCGCTGAATAAAACGGCGGAAGGCTATCAGTTTACGATGAGCGGTAATCAGGGCGAGTCGGTGACCGCCACGCTAACCGCGCAGGAGAGCAAACCGTTGCTGCAACTGGCCGGGCGCACCTTACCACTGGAACCGCAGACCTGGAGCGAGTGGATCACGCTTGATGCGGCAGGCACGGCCTGTCAGGTGCGCTTTTACATCGGCGCATTCGATCCGGCAAATGATGATGTTGAGATCCTGCAAAGTCAGGTGACGCATCCCCGGCGGCTGTCGGCACATCCGCAGGCGGACAATCTGGTAAACGTTTCCGCACCGTTTTACAGCAAATGGGTGGTCAAAGCGTCACCGCAGGAGGCGTATTTGTCCGCCACCCTCCAGGAAGCGGAAGAGCAATCGCTGTGGCTGGTCAACAGTGCGCTGGAGCTGACTCAGCGACAGAATTATTCCCTGTGGGCGACCGTTCACCGCCTCGTTGATGAATCCCATCACAATTGTCTCGGCCAGTGCGACCCGGCCTCGCCGTTCTACGATCCCGCCCAGGCGGAGAGTTACGATGACGTGATGCGTCAGTGCTATCAGGTGCTGGACCGCTCGATCGGCAAACTGATGCAGGAGATGGACAACGACACCGTGCTGATGCTGGCCTCCGATCACGGCGCGGTGCCTAACAGCTATATGTGCGACATCTATCGCTATCTGGAAAAACAGCAGCTGGTGACGCTTAACGAGGATGGTCTGCCGGACATGGCGCAAAGTCAGGTCTACCTGAAAGATGAACGCGGCGGTCTGGAGATCTTCGTTAACCTCGCCGGGCGAGAAGCCTCAGGCATCGTCAGCGAACAGGACTACGACGCGGTATGCGCCCGCACCTTACTGGCGCTGGGCAACTGGCAGGTTGACGACAATGGCGTCACGCGTAACGCCGTGAGTCTGGCGCTGCTGAAAGACGATGCGGTGGGGATCGGTTTCTGGGGCGAGTGCGCGGGCGATATCGTGTTCGCCTATAACAGCGGCTTTGTCTGGGGCGTTAGCCGGGGCAAAGAAGATATCTGTCCGGTTGAGGTGCCGGGGGCAAACCACGGGCCGCAAAAACCGACCGCCGAGACCACGCTCTCCAGCAATTACGGCGCGCTGCTGATGTATGGCGCAGGCGTCCGCCAGGGCTATTACCGCGACCGTAAAACGCTGGGGCCACACACCATGACCGCCCCGGCGGCGACCATTGCCCATCTGCTTGGCTTACCGCTGGACACCCTCGATGGGCGCGTCATGCACGATATGATTTTGTCACCGAACTCAGGCGTATGA
- a CDS encoding ASCH domain-containing protein, translated as MLSALDKLKSRYPHAHVWSFGDSAEMADELVQLVIAGDKKASCGSLAAWSQGEEAISPGDYHIVLDGSDHPACVIRTISLKLIRFNEVTAQDAAAEGEGDKSLQYWRKSHQAFFTREGTFSEEMELIFETFLLVESVQRD; from the coding sequence ATGCTTTCAGCGCTTGATAAATTAAAATCCCGCTATCCACACGCGCACGTCTGGTCGTTTGGCGATTCTGCTGAAATGGCAGACGAACTGGTACAACTGGTGATTGCAGGTGACAAAAAAGCCAGCTGTGGTTCATTAGCCGCCTGGTCGCAGGGTGAGGAGGCGATCTCTCCGGGAGACTATCATATCGTTCTGGATGGCAGTGACCATCCGGCCTGTGTGATCAGAACCATCAGCCTGAAACTGATCCGCTTTAACGAGGTCACCGCGCAGGATGCCGCCGCAGAGGGTGAGGGTGATAAGAGCCTGCAATACTGGCGTAAAAGCCATCAGGCATTTTTTACGCGAGAAGGGACGTTCAGCGAAGAGATGGAATTAATTTTCGAAACCTTTTTGCTGGTCGAATCCGTTCAGCGCGATTAA
- a CDS encoding excisionase family protein, producing the protein MSEKQVIMLVPNKWVSEEVLMLITGLTKHAIKSAREKSWLEGREYRHYSGDCQPKDNSPILYNRHEVDNWVERQQPAKTRAKRRNPAD; encoded by the coding sequence ATGTCAGAGAAACAAGTTATTATGCTGGTTCCAAACAAATGGGTTTCCGAAGAAGTTCTGATGTTGATTACTGGCCTGACAAAGCACGCAATAAAATCTGCGCGCGAGAAGTCATGGCTTGAAGGCCGGGAATATCGACACTATTCGGGTGACTGTCAGCCAAAGGATAACTCGCCAATCTTATATAACCGTCACGAAGTCGATAACTGGGTCGAGCGCCAGCAGCCAGCCAAGACTAGGGCAAAAAGGCGTAACCCTGCAGACTAA
- a CDS encoding MFS transporter, with the protein MQLENSKPIAVQSETRTKRTNVRWLVVAMLFFMTLINYADRSSISLAGPQMAKDLGLSPVDMGIIFSAFGWAYVMFQLPGGWLLDKFGSRLIYSLSIFFWSLFTLMTGLAGFVTGATAVAFIFAMRFMVGTSEAPSFPANSRIVASWFPASERGTAAAIFNSAQYGSTVFFAPLMGWLAHTWGWHSVFTVLGLLGIAFLPLFRKIVKSPKEHPQVNDAEIEYISAGGALISLDENKAAQQTPEGPKLRYLKQLLSSRMMLGTYLAQYCLNAIGFFFITWFPIYLVQEKNMSIMKAGMVAAIPAICGFLGGLLGGFFSDFLIKKGVSVSVARKIPIISGMMLCCVMVLCNYTDSETAVIAIMAMSFLGKGIGGMGWTINTDTAPREIAGLSGSMLNTFSNASSITTPIITGYILDITGSFHAVLWFVISHAVMVIFFYLFMVGKIQRLVLK; encoded by the coding sequence ATGCAACTGGAAAATTCAAAACCTATTGCTGTACAAAGCGAAACCCGTACTAAAAGAACAAATGTGCGCTGGCTGGTGGTCGCCATGCTGTTTTTTATGACGCTTATCAACTACGCCGACCGTTCGTCCATCTCGCTGGCCGGTCCGCAAATGGCCAAAGATCTTGGGCTTAGCCCGGTGGATATGGGCATTATCTTCTCCGCTTTTGGCTGGGCGTACGTCATGTTCCAGCTACCCGGCGGCTGGCTGCTGGATAAATTTGGTTCCAGACTTATCTACAGCCTGAGTATTTTCTTCTGGTCGCTGTTTACCTTAATGACCGGTCTGGCAGGCTTTGTGACTGGCGCGACGGCGGTAGCGTTTATTTTCGCCATGCGTTTTATGGTCGGCACTTCTGAAGCACCATCCTTTCCGGCCAATAGCCGTATTGTCGCCTCGTGGTTCCCGGCCTCCGAGCGCGGCACGGCGGCGGCGATTTTCAACTCGGCGCAGTATGGCTCGACGGTGTTCTTTGCGCCGTTAATGGGCTGGCTGGCCCATACCTGGGGCTGGCATTCGGTCTTTACGGTGCTCGGTTTACTGGGGATCGCTTTCCTGCCGCTGTTCCGTAAAATCGTGAAAAGCCCGAAAGAACATCCCCAGGTGAACGACGCGGAAATTGAGTATATTTCTGCTGGCGGCGCGCTCATTTCGCTGGATGAAAATAAGGCCGCACAGCAAACGCCGGAGGGGCCAAAGTTACGCTATCTTAAGCAGCTTCTTAGCAGCCGCATGATGCTCGGGACCTACCTGGCGCAGTATTGTCTGAACGCCATTGGCTTCTTCTTTATTACCTGGTTCCCCATCTATCTGGTGCAGGAAAAAAACATGTCCATCATGAAAGCGGGCATGGTGGCGGCCATTCCGGCGATATGCGGGTTCCTTGGCGGGTTGCTCGGCGGTTTCTTCTCCGATTTTCTGATCAAAAAAGGCGTTTCCGTTTCAGTGGCACGTAAGATCCCCATTATTAGCGGGATGATGCTGTGCTGTGTGATGGTGCTGTGTAATTACACCGATTCAGAAACGGCGGTGATCGCGATTATGGCGATGTCCTTCCTCGGAAAAGGCATCGGCGGTATGGGCTGGACGATTAATACGGATACCGCGCCGCGTGAAATCGCTGGCTTGTCTGGCAGCATGTTAAATACCTTCAGTAACGCTTCAAGTATTACCACGCCAATCATTACCGGCTACATTCTGGATATCACCGGATCGTTTCATGCGGTGCTCTGGTTTGTCATTTCTCATGCTGTAATGGTTATTTTCTTCTATTTATTCATGGTAGGAAAAATTCAGCGTCTGGTTCTCAAATAA
- a CDS encoding 2-dehydro-3-deoxygalactonokinase translates to MTENFIAIDWGSTQLRAWHFSQGRCVDSRQQEAGITRLAGRHPREILDAITDGWQTSSTPVIMAGMIGSNQGWQNVPYLPCPLPLNDLAHHLYQVDGSTWIVPGVNILNEHECNIMRGEETQLAGAWQLAPASLYIQPGTHCKWAEIDSGCLTGFKTVMTGEMHHLLMTQSLIGNALPPQITDRNAFIHGLEYGLNDSEILPRLFEIRAAWVLGKLAQEEVSERLSGLLIGAEIAQMQRIYRAFHGQRIVIVGGDALAKRYQTALDRIAIPSEIISGEAAFLQGIRSIIHARFN, encoded by the coding sequence ATGACAGAGAATTTTATTGCGATTGACTGGGGATCGACGCAGCTACGCGCCTGGCATTTCAGTCAGGGAAGGTGTGTTGATAGCCGTCAGCAGGAGGCGGGCATCACCCGTCTTGCCGGACGTCATCCGCGCGAGATCCTGGATGCCATTACCGATGGCTGGCAGACCTCGTCGACGCCGGTCATTATGGCGGGCATGATCGGCAGCAATCAGGGCTGGCAGAATGTACCGTACCTGCCTTGTCCATTACCGCTTAACGATCTTGCTCACCATCTTTACCAGGTTGATGGCTCGACGTGGATTGTCCCCGGCGTCAATATTCTTAACGAGCACGAATGCAATATCATGCGCGGCGAAGAAACGCAGCTCGCAGGCGCATGGCAACTGGCTCCCGCGTCACTCTATATCCAGCCCGGCACCCACTGCAAATGGGCAGAGATCGATAGCGGTTGCCTGACAGGTTTTAAAACGGTGATGACGGGAGAGATGCATCACTTGTTGATGACTCAATCCCTGATTGGCAACGCGCTACCGCCACAGATCACCGACCGTAACGCCTTTATCCACGGCCTTGAATACGGACTCAACGACAGTGAAATTTTACCGCGCCTGTTTGAAATCCGCGCGGCCTGGGTACTGGGAAAACTGGCTCAGGAAGAGGTGAGCGAGCGGCTGTCTGGCCTGTTAATCGGTGCCGAAATTGCGCAAATGCAGCGAATTTACCGCGCATTCCACGGGCAACGCATCGTCATTGTCGGCGGTGACGCGCTGGCAAAGCGTTACCAGACCGCGCTGGATCGTATTGCCATCCCGTCTGAAATCATTTCCGGCGAGGCCGCTTTCCTGCAGGGAATAAGGAGCATTATTCATGCACGATTCAACTGA
- a CDS encoding 2-dehydro-3-deoxy-6-phosphogalactonate aldolase: MHDSTDIPLIAILRGVDPESVLLHVEALLDAGFTAIEIPTNSPRWQQSVAGIISAFPGRGLFGAGTVLTVEQVDELASCGGKMVVTPNVNPAVIRRGREHGMKIYAGCATATEAFSALENGAQALKLFPASCFGPAYVSALKAVLPAHIPLLAVGGVTPENLHDWLKAGCAGAGLGSDLYRAGQSVADTRARARAFITAWQRYHR, from the coding sequence ATGCACGATTCAACTGATATTCCTCTTATTGCTATCCTTCGCGGCGTTGATCCTGAAAGCGTACTGCTTCACGTAGAGGCGCTACTGGACGCCGGTTTTACGGCGATTGAAATACCGACCAATTCGCCGCGCTGGCAGCAGAGTGTTGCCGGTATTATCAGCGCCTTTCCCGGACGCGGTTTATTCGGCGCGGGCACGGTATTAACGGTGGAGCAGGTCGATGAACTGGCGTCGTGTGGAGGGAAAATGGTGGTCACGCCCAATGTCAATCCTGCGGTGATCCGCCGGGGCCGCGAACATGGTATGAAGATCTATGCAGGCTGCGCCACGGCCACCGAAGCGTTTAGTGCCCTTGAAAACGGCGCGCAGGCGCTGAAACTTTTCCCGGCGTCGTGCTTTGGGCCTGCGTATGTCAGCGCGCTGAAAGCGGTATTGCCTGCACACATTCCGCTGCTGGCCGTCGGCGGCGTTACGCCGGAAAATTTGCACGACTGGCTGAAAGCCGGGTGCGCGGGAGCCGGATTAGGCAGCGACCTCTATCGTGCCGGGCAATCGGTGGCGGATACCCGCGCCAGAGCGCGGGCGTTTATCACGGCCTGGCAGCGTTATCACCGTTGA
- a CDS encoding AI-2E family transporter — protein sequence MRFKGLTKGFFILILVIVTWAFFDVLAPYYSAILWAAILAIIFYPLKNKLRDKLADRNVLASLLTLAIICLIVFTPLAVILSSLAIEINLVYGKLQQHNTQFPVVIANLFEHLPAWARHFLAEHDLDNATQIQQKLSGVALKGGQYVAGSAFLIGKGTFGFTISFGIMLYLLFFLLKDGPYLVRLTLEALPLSKYMKHHLFAKFAAVSRATVKGTVVVAIVQGVLGGLAFYIVGIDGSILWGALMAFLSLVPAVGSAIIWVPATIYLFATGQLWQGFFMIGFFVVIVGLADNILRPLLVGKDTKMPDYLILITTLGGLEVYGINGFVIGPLIAALFIACWNLLSGRDHPGNADEIDEIVIEEGLNHPDVEEK from the coding sequence ATGAGATTCAAGGGTCTGACCAAGGGCTTTTTCATACTGATACTGGTCATTGTTACGTGGGCCTTCTTCGATGTACTGGCGCCTTACTATTCAGCAATTTTGTGGGCAGCTATTCTGGCGATTATTTTTTATCCGCTTAAAAATAAGCTCCGCGATAAACTTGCAGACCGAAACGTACTGGCATCGTTACTGACGCTGGCGATTATTTGTCTGATCGTCTTCACGCCGCTGGCGGTCATTCTCTCATCGTTAGCCATTGAAATTAATCTGGTTTACGGCAAGTTACAGCAGCATAACACCCAGTTCCCGGTAGTGATTGCCAATTTATTTGAGCATTTACCCGCGTGGGCTCGTCATTTTCTTGCTGAGCATGACCTTGATAACGCCACGCAGATCCAGCAAAAACTGTCCGGCGTCGCGCTGAAAGGCGGTCAGTATGTCGCGGGTAGCGCGTTCCTGATCGGTAAGGGCACTTTCGGCTTTACCATCAGCTTTGGCATTATGCTGTACCTGCTCTTTTTCCTGCTGAAGGATGGTCCTTATCTGGTGCGCCTGACGCTCGAAGCGCTGCCGCTGTCGAAATACATGAAGCATCACCTGTTTGCTAAGTTTGCTGCGGTTTCGCGGGCCACGGTCAAAGGCACGGTGGTGGTGGCTATCGTACAGGGGGTGCTGGGCGGCCTGGCATTTTACATCGTCGGGATTGACGGCAGCATTCTCTGGGGGGCGCTGATGGCATTCCTGTCGCTGGTTCCCGCCGTCGGCTCGGCGATTATCTGGGTGCCTGCGACGATTTATTTGTTCGCTACCGGACAGTTGTGGCAGGGCTTTTTCATGATCGGTTTCTTTGTGGTGATCGTCGGGCTGGCGGACAACATCCTGCGTCCCCTGCTGGTAGGGAAAGATACAAAAATGCCGGACTACCTGATCCTGATCACCACCCTGGGCGGGCTGGAAGTCTACGGCATTAACGGCTTTGTGATCGGCCCACTGATCGCCGCGCTGTTTATCGCCTGCTGGAATTTGCTTTCCGGTCGCGATCATCCAGGTAATGCCGATGAAATTGATGAGATTGTGATTGAGGAAGGACTGAACCACCCGGATGTGGAAGAGAAATAG
- a CDS encoding GntR family transcriptional regulator: MVIADTPDTKRSLSLVAYDEIKTMILNLHLKPGASITEMWLIERLQMSRTPIREALYRLQQEHFVELAPRKGWFVSEIKLTDIKELYVIREALEGISARHAAERISDDELVNMEQYLDSLQVLLEEDEESVDDPGDSIHNLIFRFSGNDLINEVMCIHLERLQMFHLITSSLPGRKYQSWIEHREIFFALKARDGELAENVMRKHIRSSLESLLQSLIENKIDYQKAINQSRPGQLK, from the coding sequence ATGGTAATAGCAGATACACCTGATACTAAAAGATCGTTGAGTCTGGTCGCGTATGACGAAATTAAAACGATGATCCTCAACCTGCATCTGAAGCCCGGCGCATCGATTACGGAAATGTGGCTTATTGAGCGGCTGCAAATGAGCAGGACGCCAATCCGGGAAGCACTGTATCGACTCCAGCAGGAGCATTTTGTCGAGCTGGCACCGCGTAAAGGCTGGTTTGTCAGTGAAATAAAACTTACGGATATCAAAGAACTGTATGTGATCCGTGAAGCGCTGGAGGGGATTTCCGCACGCCATGCGGCAGAGCGGATTAGCGACGACGAACTGGTCAATATGGAGCAGTACCTCGATTCATTGCAGGTTTTGCTGGAGGAAGATGAAGAGTCGGTCGACGATCCGGGTGATTCTATTCATAACCTGATATTCCGTTTTTCCGGTAATGATTTAATTAACGAGGTAATGTGTATTCACCTTGAACGCCTGCAAATGTTCCATTTAATCACCAGCAGTCTGCCGGGCCGAAAATACCAGTCGTGGATTGAACACCGGGAGATATTTTTTGCACTAAAAGCCCGCGATGGCGAACTGGCAGAAAATGTTATGCGTAAGCATATTCGTAGCAGCCTGGAAAGCCTGTTACAGAGTTTGATTGAAAACAAAATCGACTATCAAAAGGCAATAAACCAGTCACGGCCAGGTCAGTTGAAATAA
- a CDS encoding type II toxin-antitoxin system antitoxin SocA domain-containing protein, translating to MASVIDAAKYILEKTGEITAMKLQKLLYYSQAWALVWDEEEIFPEEFEAWANGPVNKRLYNMHRGMFKVNSADFSDGDTSNLGEDHKETIDIVLDFYGDKTAQWLSNLTHKEAPWLEARGDMPPMASCSEVITKASMAEYYSSL from the coding sequence ATGGCGAGCGTAATTGATGCCGCTAAGTATATACTTGAAAAAACTGGCGAAATCACAGCCATGAAGCTTCAAAAGCTGTTGTATTACAGCCAGGCATGGGCTTTGGTATGGGATGAGGAAGAAATCTTTCCAGAAGAGTTTGAGGCTTGGGCGAATGGTCCCGTTAACAAACGCCTCTATAATATGCATCGAGGGATGTTCAAGGTAAACTCCGCAGATTTTAGTGACGGTGATACATCCAACTTGGGTGAAGACCATAAAGAAACCATAGATATAGTGCTCGATTTTTATGGTGATAAAACTGCTCAGTGGCTTAGTAATCTCACTCACAAAGAGGCGCCTTGGTTAGAAGCTAGGGGAGATATGCCGCCTATGGCCTCCTGCTCTGAGGTTATAACCAAGGCCTCTATGGCTGAATATTATTCTTCCCTGTAA
- a CDS encoding GNAT family N-acetyltransferase codes for MIALRPIHKDEFSAFIDYFIQDYAAEITVNYRLPEQDALAQATRDAEQSFPQAEQTPDQIVLCITLQQESMPQHIGYFWYKADSVLKSAYINDFCIFERFRRQGYGSAAMKVLEQKLREEGFIQVKLRVAEGNQQARQLYSANGFCVTGINMNKLL; via the coding sequence ATGATCGCGTTAAGGCCAATCCATAAGGACGAGTTTTCTGCTTTTATTGACTATTTTATTCAGGATTACGCCGCTGAAATCACGGTGAATTATCGCCTCCCGGAGCAGGACGCGCTGGCGCAGGCCACCCGTGATGCGGAACAGAGTTTTCCGCAGGCCGAACAGACGCCGGACCAGATTGTCCTGTGCATCACTCTTCAGCAGGAGAGTATGCCACAGCATATTGGCTATTTCTGGTACAAGGCCGACAGCGTGCTGAAGTCGGCGTATATCAATGACTTTTGTATTTTTGAGCGCTTCAGACGTCAAGGTTATGGAAGCGCAGCCATGAAGGTACTTGAGCAAAAACTGCGTGAGGAAGGGTTCATCCAGGTGAAACTACGCGTTGCCGAGGGTAATCAGCAGGCCAGACAGCTGTACTCAGCGAATGGGTTTTGCGTCACGGGGATAAATATGAATAAGCTTTTGTGA